ATGCCAATAATCCTGACAGTTGCCAACAGCTACTGTAATGCATCACATGTGAAGTTTTCTAATTGTTACAGATATTACAATTGGCTTGTTTCTGAGACTAGTACATGCTTTGAAAGGTTAAAATACAGAAGGGGATCTTACATGATTTCTCAATCTTTGACTCACTGCTCTTTACATCTCTCATTAAGCTATTAAATCTTTGGAAAGGGTCCTCCAATTTATCTCTTTCCAGATTTCAAGACTAGCACTTTCTTTTTCAgtgttaattttgtaaaaatgtggTTTCTTTCAAACACATCttccaaaaaatgtattacttcTTTAACTGTATTGGCATCCTTCATAGTATTTATAGACTTATTAGTTACATACTGGATACTAGTAACTTGATCTTTTTATCTTTACTTTTGAAGCCAAGGGGAAGAATTGAAAGGATTTAAAACTAGGGATGCAAAAgccaaatttattattattcagtGTATGCAAAGCATCTAGATGTTTTAAAGGATTctaatttaactaaataaatgataaaaggcttgtaaaatgtatttgaaaaaGAGCATTTTTACAAAGTTGCCCTCTTTTAATGTGGACACGTCGATAAATTGGAGGAATCACTTACAATTTAACAGTTTAAAAGGGATCCAAAGAGCTTTGACTCAAAGATAAATGAGTAAGCAAAGAAAAGGTGTAATCTTTTGtcttttaatgataattatagCGCAGTAATTATggcaattgaaattttcaacacGCATTCCATTCATTTTCAGTTATCAAATCTCATTAAACTCAATTGTGATAAGCTTATTGTGGAATTTACCTTTACATTATGCAGTTTCTGTAGCAGCCTCGCTACTCCATATAGAATTCCCTACAGGCCGAACTTTCACTATGACTTAGACCTAGGAGCTGTGACAATTGCTTCCTTAGTTAAATAAactctttagttttttttaatatttaataaaaagagtAATTAACAAAAGACACAACActgcaaattaatatttttgttgcatattatctctatatttttatatattttatgtttatttatctCACATTATTCTAACGTACATTCTCTGAACATGGTATACAATGTAAAATCATCGCCACAATCTCTACTTGTATGCAAAGGGTTATTCTTTAAgaaattggaagaaaaaataaattatttgccTCAAATATATAGAACATATTTAGAGAGATTAAGGATAAAGATTAATGGtattgagatatttaaactgtgttatattaaaatgaaaactgaTTAAGTAAGGATTATTatttcaagtagaaaatgatatatattttacattttttacctaGAAGCTTTCTTCACATTTGGTAATTGGTAATGATTTATCCAGCGAACACATATTTTGGTTGGCAGCATTTGTTTCCCTACAAGTACGATGAAAGAAGTGGCCGAGAAAAGTGTTTGTGGGAGcatctttaatttgttttcagtttttcgtGCTCATTTAATcgaattttcttcaattttatgagGGAAAACCGAAAAGAAGTTAGTGTTcattaatgataaatttctaaattgccCTCCGGGTTAAGGGCAAATAGTATATCCTCTATTTATTTGCGACTACGTGAAAGCTCGTGTTTGGACAATGGCCGACGCCAATTTCTGATTTCATTTTAACGTGATTTTTCCGGTAGTTTAGACGATTATTAGCACGTTTTAACACGTTAGGAAAGGTCTTCTTTGTTGTGTCTACATAGGTGATCATGGGGGATAGCAGCCAAAGATGCCCCAAGTGAGTAATTATAAGGAATTTTTGTTGAATACCAGCAAATAAGATACGCTAGCACTAGAGGCTCTGATGTCTCTGTTTTTAAACTTGAATACAACCAAGAAAACTTACGTAACAATTACCTTAATTTTGATCTTAATATTGGGGCGGATTTGTGGCCCCATCATTACATAATATAGTATCATAATTTGAATTGTCAATGAAGCAGTAGATATTGCCCCAAAAGCTTGCTCACACTTATCCCCTTAATAACTACCAATTAGGCCTACCAATAAAGCCATTACTTTGTCTTATTTGCTTAATTATTTGGTATATTAACTAAAAGGAATTCATGAGGGTAAGGAGGTACTTACATTGATTTGAAACTCCTCAATCTATTTtgggtttttaaatttatagtaGGGTCAAGTGGAGTAATTGATGGCAAATTTTACCTTAAAAGctaaataagaaatatattttttattttcaatttgaggAAGTAAAAGAATAGTTTcttaaaattctattattattttatattaaatatatattatttcagtACTTAGTTAACTTGATGCTTAAAGTTACAATTTGGCAAAATTTGTCTTATAAAtctaatagtttttgagatatatatatatatatatatatatatatatatatatatatatatatatgtgcCTAATTGCATCTTAAGGATAGACCACATGCTCAGGTAGTTTACACATAAAAAGAGCAGCAGAAAAAGAAGTTACCACCAGAGTTTTACTTAGCAAAAACAATGAAAGTTGGACACCTTGTAAAAGCACTTATTAGCAAGCCATAAAGAATTTCTGTTAATTGCTAtttaactttctttaaagCCCTTAGTTAATGAGTAATATAATATCTAAAGcagattaaacattttaatgttctttttgttttgctttgcaaattatttactttaaattgttaaatagcAATGTGGATACCATTCATAAGATATGTATTGctatttacaattattattaaacaattgtatcatatctcaaaaaaagGCCCATGGTTAAAACAAATAGTAAGTCTTAAGGTTAGGACAACATCATTGATAAATAATGACAAATCAAGCCCTCAAAATGGCTTCACTTGTATCTCACTCTAGGACCTGAATCTgcttaatgaaatatgaagaACTGAGTGAACAAAGAACATATTAGTTCTAATTGAGTATCCCCCACACATCACATAAGTCTTAAATAGCATTTTAATTgttacttttttgtattttttttattcacacATTTCTAGTTAAAATATAGATAAACAATCATATATTTCTCCTTGACCCTAATCTCtcttttgtaagaaaaatatattcaataaaTCACATAATTGTTCATCTATGGTTGtccatttcaatttcaaattacatagATGATCTGCTTCTCTCAGCAGTTTCAACTTCAagctttaaaacaaaattgaggaaaaattattggaattATAATTTCATAGCAATTTATAAGAAGGATTAGTGGAAAATGTCACATGAAAGATAGATATTTGTGGAAGATAGAATGAAaacataaagcaaaaaaaaaattttaaatagtattaCAAGAATTTCAACTTTTTGGTTTAAGGCTTATTTAATTCTCATGTGTAACACCACAGGTACAGGTTAACAATTTCTCTACTTGATTTCATTGTATCTGCAAAGAAATCTTAAATTAGAACATGAAAAttagtaaaacttttatactTACCTagcattttttggaaatgttaaattactaattaatattgtgttacaaattaatgttatttttactatACCAAGTTACAGATAATATATTCTTTTCTCCTTGAAAGGATTATGGTGTTTCGCCCCACTTGGGAAGAGTTCAAGAACTTCGGCAAATATGTCCAATACATGGAATCTATGGGAGCTCATAAAGCAGGGCTGGCAAAAGTAAGTTGCCTTAATACCTTCAATTaacagcaatttttaatttcttatcatATAGGTTATCCCGCCTCCTGAATGGGTACCGCGAAAAGGCGGTTATGATATCGAGAAATTGAACGTTACAATTCCAGCTCCTATTTGCCAAGTTGTAACAGGTAAACAGGGGCTCTATCAGCAAATTAATATTCAGGTATTTTTGAGTTAGCTCAACTTAaaccattaaattaattacacTTTTTATGTATAGAAAAAAGCAATGAGCGTTAAACAATACCGCGACTTGGCAAACTCTGAGCGTTATGCTACTCCAAGACACTTTGACTATGAAGATTTAGAGAGGAAGTATTGGAAAAACATAACATATGTTGCCCCGATTTATGGGGCCGATGTTTCTGGAAGTATTACTGATGATGATGtcaatgtaaattttaaaaaatatataacaattttgcggttaattattaagtaaaattttaggaatggAACATAAATAGGCTAGGAACCATCCTGGACTATGTTAATGAAGATTACGGGATTTCTATTGAGGGAGTCAACACTGCTTATCTGTATTTTGGAATGTGGAAAACCACATTTGCTTGGCACACTGAAGATATGGACCTCTATTCCATTAATCACCTTCACTTTGGGGCGCCAAAAACTTGGTATGCCATACCTCCCGAACATGGCCGCAGGCTCGAACGATTGGCAAATGGTTTTTTCCCGTCTTCATATAAAACTTGCCAAGCATTTTTAAGGCACAAAATGACGCTCATTTCGCCCCAAATTTTAAAGCAGTATTCCATTCCTTACAataaggtaaattttgtttgatatGGTGAATTCAGACAATTGTACCAGTGCAGCAATATGACTGAGTTTGTGTTTTGGTAATTGTTTAATTACAAACTCGTTTTAGATTGTGTTCCTGTTAAGGGTAATTTAGGTTAATAGTAAAGCTCACCAGCCATATTGCCACATTGATTGCACACTTTATAGATTCCCGAATTTGCCAATAGATTTTATGACTTTTCTAATTTAGATTACTCAAGAGGCTGGAGAAATTATGATTACCTTTCCTTATGGTTATCATGCaggtatttaattattgagGTACAAAGGGAGATTTTAATGGTTGTTATGCAGGTTTTAATCATGGGTTTAACTGTGCTGAATCAACCAATTTTGCCTGTGAAAGATGGGTGGAATACGGGAAGCGAGCTTCGCACTGCACATGCAGCAAGGACATGGTTAAAATATCTATGGATACTTTTGTTAAAAGGTTCCAACCAGATAGGTATTGTAGCATTTGTGTATTTAAGAGTTTTCTTTCTatatttgttcaatttttatagATATGAAAAGTGGTTGAAAGGGGAGGATGTGGGGCCTCATCCAGAGGAGCCTGACCGTAAAGTGGCGGCACCGGTTCCTTTGCCTCAGGACATTTTGTGCAACAAGAACAACACCAGTTTGCCACAAAGTTATATGGAGGGAccttttaagaagaaaaaagggAGGATGATGGCTGGATATCCTAAGTGAGTTGATTGACATAATTCAATGGTTCCTACTTTCTTGATATCAATAGAAAAAGGAAGTTAAATATACGAGAAAATAGCTGCGAGATATGATAACCGTAACGTTACAGAACTTTTAAATTCACAACTAGAAATAGCTTTGAAtctgttaaataattattaatgggAGCCAGTTTTATTCTTATACACTTCTGATGtaagaaagaaatattttttgtactttgGTACTACCCAACTTTCTATATTACATGATACTTCCTGTATTTATTACTTCGTTGCTGCCACACTTCCCTTATTCTGGGCATTACTTCTCAtcttccttttttatttgtatattacttacatacatttttaagatTATGTAGAGCGGACCcaaataattttcagaaagTAAATGTTATCTCTGTCACTTAGTTTGTTGAGAGGTTTTTTTAGcagtattatttttcagatttaaattCTTGAGGTCTCCTATAATAGCTTAGCTAAATATAAGGAGAAGGATGTTTTTTGTAGAATCAATATTAATTGACAAATCTGTTAAGTAAAATTCAcctaatactttttttttgtagtttcgCGGAGTTTCCAGCAGATTTGCAGCTCCAATTAATTGAGGAAGACAATCTGGCTTTTGAGGAAATACAACCGGACGAACAACAAATGGAGGTCTTGGAAGATATCTGGTTGAAAGCCGGTGAAATTGGTAATAACCGTCATTTGCTCTACTAAAGATACATGCTAAAATATGCGTTTTTTCTTGTTTAGAAGCCGAAGATGTGGATATATGTGATGACGGGTATAATGTGAAAAAAGGGAAGAGAGTAGTGCCGAAGAAGCGCCGATCCGGAGGGTCAGGGCGGAAACCCAAGAAAAAGGAGTGCAGTGAGgtagatttgattttttagttttaaagcATCTTGAGATATCAGAGAAATGAAATAACTTGCATTGTATATTTGGTATATGCAGTGTGGATACATTTGTCACAGGGATTTCTCCGAGTCGAAATCAGTTGAATCGCAAGTTCTTGCTGAcattaatcaattttgaaagcaataaaaaaaatgaaaaaaaactttgtttaCCATAATAATTCACTTACATGAACTTACTTCCACATATACGTTGAagctataaaattaaaatagttgaCTTGACTGAAATAGTTGCTAATTGTTTTCTTTAGTCTGAGGACGAGGATGCACCTGCAGGCAGTAGTAGTTCGAAAGAGCCGAAAGCCAAGAAGCAGTGCGGAAGAATCGTTTCTCTGAACAAATCGGAAACATCTCCTGCGAGCCCGGGCACAGATGAATTGGTCAAATCGCTAGTGGCCCGCGAGAACGATTTCATAAACAAAAAGAAGTCCAAGCCTAAGGAGAAGGATCCAAAAGAAAAGCTTaagaaaaagctaaaaaagAAAGAGCGTAAGTTTTCCTACCTCACatcattttgtaaatttcataattttcaaatttcagtaGGGGAAAGCCCGGGCTCAAAATCTGAACCATCATCATCAAGAACGACTCTTATATCACCTGAAACGGAGGGATTTGAAGTGGCGAAAGCCAAGGAGGATATAGACAGCATTATAAGACAGGCGGACCAAGAATATCAGCTGGCTAATTCATTTAAAGAACCTTCTGTCGCGGCTTCTACTGCAAGCATTTGTCCAGTTAAAGAGGTGGAGAAGAAGCCTGTAATTCCCTCCTTAATTGCTCCTGTTCCCAAAACAGTAGCGAAACCTCCCAATGCCATTCAAGGAAATCTAATCAATCTGGTGGGCAATAAAGGATTCGAAAATGCCTATTTGAGCTTCCTGCAGCGAAGCAGGCCTGTGAAAAATTGTGATAGAAATAAAACTGTAGAGCATATGATTAAGGGCGAAGTGAAGAAGGAGAGTAACGTGATTACAACTCCAAAAGCTCCAGTTGAGAATTATAAGTCTGACGCGACTTTTACTCATTTCCCGGTTATGCCGAAGATTGAAGGCAAATACGCCAATTTGGACTCGTCAGTGAGTTTGAGCCCGATCAAAACGCAGCTCAGTGAAATTTCCCAGACGGTAAAACCCAGTGCTGTAGTCGTGGACGTCTCTAAGAATATATACAATAACACCCAGCAGCAACAGCAATTCTCAGTTGAACCAATTGTTGGAGATTTAGATTTGTTTGACGAACTTCAAGGACCAAGTTCACAAAATTCTCACTGTAGTAAATCCCAGCCTCCAGGGCTTACTTACACAAACTTGGTGGTTAATAAAGTGGCGCCTCAGACCCAAACCAATGATAACACTATCACTCTGTATTCCGCCCCCACCAGTAGTGAAGTTATTCCGCAGTTTACGGCCGTAAGTGCGCAGCAGCAATACGGTGTAGTGGCGAATGCAGTGCCGCAGCAGAGTGCCAGAGCAGTGCAGAATATAGTGGTTTTGAATCAGTTTCCAACCGCTGTGATCACCAATAGCAATGGGTTGAAGCCGCAGGAAGCAGTTGTCCAGAAGATTATTTTGCCGCCAGGGATTACGTTAAATCCTGTGCAGGCAGCCAGAGATGGgtaagtgaatttttaattgcgtTTACATAACTGGCTTTAGCTGTTAATTCAATTcctatctttaaaaatttgccacatattttttcaaagattagctaataataaacaatatttcagcaacaattatcaaaatttgcaaCCCGCCCAAAAGCCCGTCTGGACCAATCAAAACTGGTACAGTGTCAACTCCTGCCCGAAAACGATTTACCTAAACAAGGACCGATTCTATCCGATGACGCAACAGCCCATCAAGTTGAACAAAGACGAAAAAGTGATGCAACAAACCAATGATATTGAAGAATCGCCCAACGAAAAAGAAACTGTGCCTGTATTGTCAATAAATGATGTTGAGGATATAGCCCTTGACATGGAGGTGGGGACTGAACCTGAAAACGGGGAAGAGATAGTAATTCAGGCTGTGCAGCTAGAAGAACCCAGAGTCATAGTGGAGAATATAAACTTGAATTTCTGCAGTCAATTAAGTGAAATCAACCCTCCACAAACGTCGCCACTAAAGCCACCCAGCAGTAATAAAGTTGCGAAGCAGCCAGGAACACTTAACCTCAAAAACAAGATGTTGCAGCTTTTTCTAAAGTCCAAGCGCATGTGCGGCGACGCAGGGACGATTGACCTTTCTACGTTGACCGGGGTAAAGCGTAGCGGGAGGGCCTCCAAAGTCCAGAAGCATCGCAACTTAGAGCTATTAAAAGAGCTTATCAGGTTCTGCAAAAACCACGCGACGAGCACTAAAAGTCGCGTGCCTCCAGTGCCTTCCGAAGTGTTGACGCAGCCTCGGTCGTTGGAGCAGCTGCGTGAAGATTTGACTCCTCTCAATGTGGCGGTTGAGGTTGAGGACATTTTGAGTCACTTTTCTCCCAGTTTGCAGAAGAGAATGAAGAAGGGATGCACACTGTATAACGTCAGTTCGTCGCCAGTTTCGCGTCTAGTGAGTAATTGCGAGTCGGATATGCGAGGGAAGAAGGAAATCAATGTCAATAATAGAGGACGACCGCCGAATTGTGAGAAGGtatgataaaaataccttgtgattgttaaaaaaaccttaagtggATGTTGAAATGTCAGAAGCATGTCTTTgataaattcatctgttaTCTATTatcaatatcaaattttttatagtaaatagTACATGGCTTAATCAATTCTCTATATTTACGGTTCATCATTTATtgcaaagtttttttgttatgatCACTCATTACATACAAAAATTACGTTCTCTTGAAAGTAACAACGTATTCTTCTGTTGCTTTCTAGTCGAGTGCGCAATGTTATCAGTTCAAACATGTTAGTTGTGTTCAAactgaaagtttaaaaaaaaatttcttgatatTAATGGCAATCAATTTCAGACGACCAAAAGAGTTCCCATATCCGTGGAGGAAGAAGTATGGGCCAAACACAAAAACAACCGGTACTACAGGGCCAAAGTGACTGAAATTAAGTTCAATCTAAAGTTCTCCGTGTACTTCAGATGCGACCAAAGTTTCTCCAAAGATATTACGTTAGATCATTTGGTAGATTGGGTTGGTGTTTCGGGACCTAATTACGGGGATATCGTTAATGTTCGCTGGACTGATGGAGAAATTTACGAGGCTGAATGCGTGGGAAGGACTGATGAACCACTTTATACTGTcagtattattttgtttgatttttattataatttaggcttatttacgtttttcaGGTGGTATTTGAGGATTTAAGTCACCTAGATGCGCGAAGAGAACACATTTATTCACTGACTGAAAACATTCCTAAACGGCTAATAGCGAAAATGGTAAGTGCAGTTTCATAAGTGAGTACTGGAAATTATgaggatagtcccagaagtacccgacCTGATATATAGACGACGattattctgttaaaaatttgcctatattaCAAAGGCCTAACCTTAAAAGGCTAATGTCTAAAGTTTGAAGGTGCTGTGTtgatttatgtttgttttggagCCATTTTTAGTGAACACTTTTAGAGTTTtgttaacactaaaaaaattggtcatcgatacataattcaatattttcatttaaaagttcttGATCTATCCAACATAAAAGCGGAGTTAGATTCTACACTGGGGGGAATCTGGTTCTTCGTTAACgattgtaaaatattaggtgGCAGAGTTTAAACGCAATTGTACGAGCTGCTAAGACGAACTTCACAGTAGTCGATCCAATGAGACAATCACTTcagaaattgtggtgaaaatcCGCAAAACTGTACTGGAAGACCGTCAGCTAAAATTGTACGAGTTAGTAAACGTGATagacatttcaaaaagtactgtacGTCGCATTTTGACCGAACAATTGTGATAGGTGCCACTATTACtcataattaaacaaaaacactcGAAGCTTTTTACTATAAATAAGGTATAGAAGCCATAGAACATCGCTGGGAAAAgtgtgttatttttaaaagaggctatgttgaaaaataatgtaatattttccaaaaaaatattaaaaaatgtgtgttAGATTGGGTATTTCTGGGACTATCCTCATATTTGTTTGTGTTCTTTTTGGTTGCGTTTTTGTGCCTTGGTAGTCGTATTAATGTCGGTGTtgtaagcaatatttttttttaagttgcaAAAAGGACAACGGCACTTGAATTTTGTTGGGAATCTAAATTGAGTTTGCATGGggacaaaatttgtattgtcTGTAACGGGGTTTGCTTCTAATTTCTGTGTTGAATTCCAGtgcatattaaataaattacattaacCAAAAAGGACATGTCTATACTTTTATTAACACTTCATTGCATTAGCAACATTTCTTCTAGTCCTACGCTAGCGACATGCATTACCGCGAACATCTTTATGATCTGGAGAGGCCGTTGCCGGAAAAACGTCCGGTGAAAAGAAAAGTATTAGAAGACGATTTTGATATCGACGATACCCAATAAGCCTATAGGCAACGTTGTACCTAcaatttttagttgaaaagACTGACGCaatgaagttttttaaattatctttagGTAATAGTACAATCCTCGAATCATAGGATGTAGCAGAGGGATCGAagtattacatttaattaatgCAGGTTTTTGAGCACCAGTGCTTTTTTATAGCATCTTTCGACCTATACAAAAGACATATActttagtcttgtgtgaaaaacgatttttttctttattcagTAGTAAATACTTTACATTCAAAAATTAGTTTATGAccgtttataattttgattgCCTCCGTGAAGCAGTACAAGTGTAAAtgagttaattttctttaaataaaattcactttAATTTGTGCTCGAAGCAATGTTGCTCAAACTACGTGTTTgagcatatttttatttgtttttgaccAGTATCAAGATAttctaaagtatttttaactAATGCCCTTCTTTTTTAGTTAGATTACGGTTTATGCATTGTAAGTTGGTCGATTAAATCCCCAGtctaaataacaataattaattcatGTGATTTAATGACAAACGATTGTGCTTTTTTAGTATTCTTTCCAGTTTTGAGCACAATTTTTTGTTCCGTAGATTCATGTGTTTGTGTGTGATAATTGTTATCCGCTTCCAGCAGATTGAAAATGAGGCATTTTAATGTCTTTCTCTAActgaatttatattaaataatgattaattgAACCAAAAGGACCGCCCGATTTCATCTGTTGGCAGCTCGACCTACCTATattgtatttatattatacataattGTATATATTTAAGTATCTTTATttgatgcaaaaattattattttgtgcCGTAGAATTGTAAGGCTCAAGTCAtgtcttaaataatttaattaaacgttCAGATaagcattttgaaatttattgttttgcatATTTGTGGAATTACCAATTTCTAATTACTATCTTGCGCATCTTGATGACGTTGAATTTTCATTGTGTCCAATTACGATTGAAGAGCATGCGCATTGTTTACACCTATTATTGACCGTATCGACAAATATTTACAGCAGTAACAGAACAGCTGCCCGATAATGACAATTCATTACTTCTTAACCtaacttttcattttgaatttaccAATAACATTCACAGGTACATTTGAGGAGGAAAAacatgatatttttcaataaaaaaataacaaaaagaagctcatttttgcatatttaacAACTCAACTCTTTAGAGCTTTACTGCAATTCCTTATTAGCCATGAACTGCATCATCCCCAGTCTAAACATCAAAGGTAAATTGCCTCTttcatttcttaattaaatgttttaaaatgccTTTCGGGCTCGCCCTAGTTTTAGCACGGGCAGTGCACGCTTTAGCAAAAATAGGCGATGAACTTTTTATTGAAGCCAAAATTGATAAACTCACCTTTCTAACATTCAATCAAAGCAAGACAGTTTGTGGACAGTTTCACATGCTCGatagttttttttccttatataACGTGAAGCAGGGTCATGTCAAAGAAAATGCAGCCATCAGTTTAAAGATTCACATGAAGACTTTGTTGCCATTATTTCGGGGAACCCATTTGGATAAAAAAGTGAAGTGTTAAAGATATTAGAAATAAACACATAAATCctgtat
The DNA window shown above is from Euwallacea similis isolate ESF13 chromosome 2, ESF131.1, whole genome shotgun sequence and carries:
- the LOC136419512 gene encoding uncharacterized protein isoform X1; this translates as MGDSSQRCPKIMVFRPTWEEFKNFGKYVQYMESMGAHKAGLAKVIPPPEWVPRKGGYDIEKLNVTIPAPICQVVTGKQGLYQQINIQKKAMSVKQYRDLANSERYATPRHFDYEDLERKYWKNITYVAPIYGADVSGSITDDDVNEWNINRLGTILDYVNEDYGISIEGVNTAYLYFGMWKTTFAWHTEDMDLYSINHLHFGAPKTWYAIPPEHGRRLERLANGFFPSSYKTCQAFLRHKMTLISPQILKQYSIPYNKITQEAGEIMITFPYGYHAGFNHGFNCAESTNFACERWVEYGKRASHCTCSKDMVKISMDTFVKRFQPDRYEKWLKGEDVGPHPEEPDRKVAAPVPLPQDILCNKNNTSLPQSYMEGPFKKKKGRMMAGYPNFAEFPADLQLQLIEEDNLAFEEIQPDEQQMEVLEDIWLKAGEIEAEDVDICDDGYNVKKGKRVVPKKRRSGGSGRKPKKKECSESEDEDAPAGSSSSKEPKAKKQCGRIVSLNKSETSPASPGTDELVKSLVARENDFINKKKSKPKEKDPKEKLKKKLKKKELGESPGSKSEPSSSRTTLISPETEGFEVAKAKEDIDSIIRQADQEYQLANSFKEPSVAASTASICPVKEVEKKPVIPSLIAPVPKTVAKPPNAIQGNLINLVGNKGFENAYLSFLQRSRPVKNCDRNKTVEHMIKGEVKKESNVITTPKAPVENYKSDATFTHFPVMPKIEGKYANLDSSVSLSPIKTQLSEISQTVKPSAVVVDVSKNIYNNTQQQQQFSVEPIVGDLDLFDELQGPSSQNSHCSKSQPPGLTYTNLVVNKVAPQTQTNDNTITLYSAPTSSEVIPQFTAVSAQQQYGVVANAVPQQSARAVQNIVVLNQFPTAVITNSNGLKPQEAVVQKIILPPGITLNPVQAARDGNNYQNLQPAQKPVWTNQNWYSVNSCPKTIYLNKDRFYPMTQQPIKLNKDEKVMQQTNDIEESPNEKETVPVLSINDVEDIALDMEVGTEPENGEEIVIQAVQLEEPRVIVENINLNFCSQLSEINPPQTSPLKPPSSNKVAKQPGTLNLKNKMLQLFLKSKRMCGDAGTIDLSTLTGVKRSGRASKVQKHRNLELLKELIRFCKNHATSTKSRVPPVPSEVLTQPRSLEQLREDLTPLNVAVEVEDILSHFSPSLQKRMKKGCTLYNVSSSPVSRLVSNCESDMRGKKEINVNNRGRPPNCEKTTKRVPISVEEEVWAKHKNNRYYRAKVTEIKFNLKFSVYFRCDQSFSKDITLDHLVDWVGVSGPNYGDIVNVRWTDGEIYEAECVGRTDEPLYTVVFEDLSHLDARREHIYSLTENIPKRLIAKMSYASDMHYREHLYDLERPLPEKRPVKRKVLEDDFDIDDTQ
- the LOC136419512 gene encoding uncharacterized protein isoform X2 codes for the protein MGDSSQRCPKIMVFRPTWEEFKNFGKYVQYMESMGAHKAGLAKVIPPPEWVPRKGGYDIEKLNVTIPAPICQVVTGKQGLYQQINIQKKAMSVKQYRDLANSERYATPRHFDYEDLERKYWKNITYVAPIYGADVSGSITDDDVNEWNINRLGTILDYVNEDYGISIEGVNTAYLYFGMWKTTFAWHTEDMDLYSINHLHFGAPKTWYAIPPEHGRRLERLANGFFPSSYKTCQAFLRHKMTLISPQILKQYSIPYNKITQEAGEIMITFPYGYHAGFNHGFNCAESTNFACERWVEYGKRASHCTCSKDMVKISMDTFVKRFQPDRYEKWLKGEDVGPHPEEPDRKVAAPVPLPQDILCNKNNTSLPQSYMEGPFKKKKGRMMAGYPNFAEFPADLQLQLIEEDNLAFEEIQPDEQQMEVLEDIWLKAGEIEAEDVDICDDGYNVKKGKRVVPKKRRSGGSGRKPKKKECSESEDEDAPAGSSSSKEPKAKKQCGRIVSLNKSETSPASPGTDELVKSLVARENDFINKKKSKPKEKDPKEKLKKKLKKKELGESPGSKSEPSSSRTTLISPETEGFEVAKAKEDIDSIIRQADQEYQLANSFKEPSVAASTASICPVKEVEKKPVIPSLIAPVPKTVAKPPNAIQGNLINLVGNKGFENAYLSFLQRSRPVKNCDRNKTVEHMIKGEVKKESNVITTPKAPVENYKSDATFTHFPVMPKIEGKYANLDSSVSLSPIKTQLSEISQTVKPSAVVVDVSKNIYNNTQQQQQFSVEPIVGDLDLFDELQGPSSQNSHCSKSQPPGLTYTNLVVNKVAPQTQTNDNTITLYSAPTSSEVIPQFTAVSAQQQYGVVANAVPQQSARAVQNIVVLNQFPTAVITNSNGLKPQEAVVQKIILPPGITLNPVQAARDGNNYQNLQPAQKPVWTNQNWYSVNSCPKTIYLNKDRFYPMTQQPIKLNKDEKVMQQTNDIEESPNEKETVPVLSINDVEDIALDMEVGTEPENGEEIVIQAVQLEEPRVIVENINLNFCSQLSEINPPQTSPLKPPSSNKVAKQPGTLNLKNKMLQLFLKSKRMCGDAGTIDLSTLTGVKRSGRASKVQKHRNLELLKELIRFCKNHATSTKSRVPPVPSEVLTQPRSLEQLREDLTPLNVAVEVEDILSHFSPSLQKRMKKGCTLYNVSSSPVSRLVSNCESDMRGKKEINVNNRGRPPNCEKTTKRVPISVEEEVWAKHKNNRYYRAKVTEIKFNLKFSVYFRCDQSFSKDITLDHLVDWVGVSGPNYGDIVNVRWTDGEIYEAECVGRTDEPLYTVVFEDLSHLDARREHIYSLTENIPKRLIAKMQHFF